GGCGTTGTCGCCCGACGCGAGCAGGTCGGCCACCATTTGCTCGCGCAGCTCCTCGACGGGTCCGCGGTGCTTCTCCTCGATGGCGCGCACCAGGTCGGCCTTGGTGCCGAAGTGGTAGCCCACCGCGGCATTGTTGCCTTGCCCCGCCGCCTCACTGACCTGCCTGTTCGACACCGCGAACACGCCGTGTTCGGCATACAGCCGTTCGGCGGCCACCAGGATCGCCTCCTGGGTGGAGCTGGCGCGCTCGGTGCGAACGGCTCGGCCTGCCGCGGTCATTGGTTTAGTCAACCTCGCGGATCTGTTTAAGTCAAGCGCTTGATTTAAATGCGTTGACGGCACATCCACCGCGCGGTCAGCCCTCGCGTTTTTTGGACGGGATGACCTTGCCGGCCGAAGTCCCCCCGTCCACCGGCAGCACGGTCCCGGTCACATAGAGCGACCGGTCGCCCGCGAAGTACAGCGCCGCCTGGGCAACGTCGTCGGTCGTGCCCTCGCGCTTGAGCGGCCGATCATCGCGCATTCCCTGACGAATCCGCGCCTCGAACTGCGCCAGCTCTTCCGGGTCCATCCCGGCGGCCGACTTACCCAGGATCGGCGTGGGTATGCTCCCCGGTGCGATGGCATTGACCCGAATCTCGTAGCGCGCCAGCTCAATTGCCGCAGACTTGGTGAACTGGATGACCGCGGCTTTCGACGCGCGATAGACCATCACCCCGCCACCGGCCTGGATCCCGCCGATCGAGGTCAGGTTGATGATCGATCCGCCGCCGCTTTCCGCCATGTGCCGCGCAGCATCTCGGGTACCGGCCATGACACCGAGGACGTTGACCCCCATCACGCGGTGGAAATCGGCTAGGTCGTCGTCGAGGAACCGGCGCAAGGGACTCGAAACTGCGGCGTTGTTGACCATGACGTGCAGGCCGCCGAACTTCTCGACGGCGGCAGTGACCAGCTCCGCCACCTGTTCGGGATCGGAGACGTCCGTCTTGTCGAACGAAGCGTTGGCACCCAGGTCCGCGGCCACGGCCGCGCCCCGGTCGGCCTCGACATCGGCGATCACGACCCGCGCGCCCTCGGCGACGAAACGCTCCACGATGCCGCGACCGATGCCCGACGCCCCGCCCGTGACGATGGCGACCTTGCCATCTAGTTCGTTAGCCACACGGAGAGTTAATCGGCGCCGACGGCTTTAAGTCAAGCAGTTGATTTAAGCCGGCGATCGTTGCGGGCAACCGGCAAACTTTGGCATCGCGTGCTGTGCCGCTGGCTAATGTTCGGCGCATGAGCGAACGGGCGATCGTCGGATTGCGACGTCGACGTCCCAGCTCGCCCTCGGGGGTTCCGGCCGGCCCACCCAAACACCATGCTTAGAGCAGTTCATCGGGAGTGAAAGGCACACTCATGAAGGTTTTGGTCGTCGGCGGCAGCGGGCTCATCGGGTCGCAGGTCGTCGCCATGCTGGCCGAGCAGGGCCACGAAGCTGTCCCGGCATCACCGCGCTCGGGTCTCAACGCCGTCACTGGCGAAGGTGTCGCCGAGGCCGTCGCCGGTGTCCACACGGTGGTGGACGTGTCCAACTCCCCGTCCTGGGCCGACGACGACGTCATGGAGTTTTTCACCACCTCCACTCGCAACCTCCTCGAGGCGGAGCGGGCGGCCGGCGTACAGCACCACGTCGGGCTCTCGATCGTGGGCGCCGACCGGTTACCCGACAGCGGCTACATGCGAGCCAAGGTCGCCCAAGAGAAGGTGATCGTGGAATCGGGAACCCCACACACCATCGTGCGGGCCACGCAGTTCTTCGAATTTGTTGGCGGCATTGCCGATTCGCTGGCCGACGGCGACACGGTTCGCGCACCGCATGCAGCGTTCGAGCCCATTGCTTCCGCGGACGTCGCCACGGCCGTCACCCGCGCGGCAATCGGCGCCCCGGCCGGGCTGATCAACATCGCCGGACCTGACAAGCGAGGCATGGACGACTTCCTTCGGATCTGGTTTGCCGCAACCGGCGATGCGCGCCAGGTGATCACCGACCCCGAGGCACGCTATTTCGGTGCATTGCTGGACGAGGGCAGCATCGTTCCCATCGACGGAGAGCAAGTGCGTATCTACCCCACCGCCTTCGGCGATTGGACGGCTTCCCGGGCGCACGGCGTCTGACACCCGGCAACAATTCTTGGTCAGTGGTTGCGTTCTGGCTAACTCCCTAGCACGGTATAACTCGCCAGGCACGTGTCGACCGACGACAAGGAGCGATTAATGCCGGTGCTACCCACCAGTGGGGTTTCCTTCGACGGGACGCGGCTTTCGCGGCGCGGGTTCATGGCGGCCGGCATCGCGGGCGGATTGACCCTGGCGGGGTGCGGCCACGCCACGCCCTCGGCGCCCAGCGCCGCGGCTCAGATGACCGACGCGATCAACGCCGCGGAGGCGGCCCGGCCGCGCAGCGGGCGCACCGTGACCGCCAGTCTGACCCCGCAGGTGACGCAGATCGACCTGGGTGGACCGATAGTCCGGACGATGGCATTCGGCAGCACCATCCCGGGGCCGGCGATCCGGGCCAGGGTCGGCGACGAGCTGGTGGTCAACGTCGCCAACCGGCTCGGCGAGCCGACATCGGCGCATTGGCACGGTATTGCGTTGCGCAACGACATGGACGGCGCGGAGCCCGCCACCCCGAATATCGACGCCGGCCAGGACTTCACCTACAAGTTCTCCGTGCCGAATTCGGGCACCTATTGGGTCCACCCACACGTCGGCCTCCAAGACGACGTCGGGCTTTATCTGCCGTTGATCGTCGAAGATCCGACCGAGGATAGTTACGACGCCGAATGGATTGTCGTCCTTGATGATTGGACCGATGGAATCGGGAAGTCCCCGCAACAGTGGTACGAGGAACTGGCCAATCCGGGCAAGCCGCCGATGTCCGGCATGCCGGCTCCGGCACCGACGACCTCGACGAGCCCGACAACCTCGACGAGCGAGACTACATCGACGAGCCCGACGACCCCGACGAGCGGGACCACCTCGGCCAGCCCGACCCCCGCTGCGCCGACGGCACCGGCCGGACGCGTCGGCACGAGCGATCTTCTTGGCGGCGATGCCGGAGACATCGCCTACCCGTACTATCTGATCAACGGTCGAATTCCGGCGGCTCCCACGACCTTCGAGGCAAAGCCGGGTCAGCGCATCCGGATCCGTTTCATCAACACCGGTGCCGACACCGCATTTCGCGTCGCGCTGGCCGGACATTCGATGACAGTCACTCACACCGATGGTTTCCCGGTGGTGCCCACTCAAGTCGACGCCCTGCTGATCGGTATGGCGGAACGCTACGACGTCATCGTGACGGCCGCCGACGGTGTCTTCCCATTGGTCGCACTGGCCGAAGGGAAGAACGCGCTGGCACGAGCACTGCTGTCCACCGGGAAGGGGAGCCCGCCCGATCCACAGTTCCAACCGCCCGAACTCACCAAACGAGTGGGCACCATCGAGATGTTCACCGCCGCAACGCCGGTCAACTTGGGCCGACCCGATCCCAACCTCAACCTTCCGGTCGTTTTGGGCGGCAATATGATGCAGTACAACTGGATGATCAACGGCGAGCCGTGGAGCAAGACCAATCCGTTGCAAATACGTCAGGGGCAGCGGCCGACCCTGACGTTCGACAACACCACGATGATGTATCACCCCATTCACTTACATGGACACACATTCCAGGTCATCAAAGCCGACGGCACCCCAGGCGCCCGCAAAGACACCGTGATCGTGCTCCCCAAGCAGAAGCTGAACGCCGTTTTGGTCGCCGACAATCCGGGGCGGTGGGTTATGCACTGTCACAACAACTACCATCAAGTTGCCGGGATGCAGACCATCCTGGACTACGTCTTCTGAGGCCCGGCGCCGAGAAATTCCAGCAGCAGCTCGTTGACGGTCGACGACTGCTCGATCTGCGGGCAGTGACCGGCGCTGGCGACCACTGCCGAGCGGGCGCCGTCGATCTGCTTGGCGATCTCGGCGGCCCAGCCCGCAGGTAGGAGCTTGTCCTCTCCTCCTTCGACGACAAGCGTCGGTACGCCGATGCGTTCGTAGGCTCGCGTGGTCGACGGCGTCGTCGGCCGCGCTGAACCGGGTCGGCGGAAGCGGGCCGCGGCCACCGCCTCCCATGCACCGGGGGCGGTGCTCGACTCGTAGCGTCGGCCCACGTATTGCTCGTCGGCCGGATAACCGGGGTCGTGGAACAGAGCTTCGACGATACGGCGCATGGCCGGCAGGCTCGCGTCATACTCCTGCAGCGCCTCAAAGTGCTTGTTCTGCTGGATCTCTCCACCACCGCAGATGATCATCAAGCTACGGACCGGCAACCGCGGCGCCTCCGACGTGGCGTCGTTGAGCAGGTTGATGGCCCCCATGGAATTGCCGGCGAAGTGCGCCGAGTCGATGCCGAGGACCTCGCAGAAGCGGGCCAGATGCCGAATGCGCATCCCCCGGCCGTCGACGAAATCGAGGACCTTCGCCGAATTTCCATAGCCCAGCATGTCCGGAGCCAGCACCCGGTAGTGCGCCGCCAGCGCGGAAATGTTGCGTTCCCAACCAAGTTCGGCACTTGCACCGAACTCACCGCCGTGCAGAAGCACCACCGGATCGCCTTCGCCGGCCTCCAGGTAACCGGTGGTCAGGCCGTCCACCAGCATGGTCTTGCGCGCAAAGTCCGTCACTTGATCGCGATCGGGTTGACCGGGGAGCCGACCGCGCCGACCACCCGCAGGGGCGGGGCGACGAGCTGGAACTCGTAGACGCCATCGGCGGCGCAGTCCTGCGCCAGCGCGGTGAGATCCCAATATTCGCCGAAGATCATTCCCATGTCGCGCAGGCAGAGCAGATGCAGGGGGAAGGTAATCCCGTCGACCCCGGATTCCAGGTCTTCGACCTGAAGGTTGTCTGCGGCCACGGCCGCGATCTCGTGATCATGCAGCCATTGGGCACATCGCCAGTCCAGTCCGGAATAACCTTCTGTCTTGTTTCCGGTCATCAGAAACCTTGTCCACCAACCGGTCCGGATCAGCACAATGTCGCCCCGCCCGATGGTCACGCCCTGGGCGCGAACCACATCGTCGAGTTCTTCCGGTGAGATCGGGTTTCCGGCTTCGAGGAAAACCTCCGCCCCACGATGGCGAACCAGGTCCAGCAGCACCCCGCGCGACGTGATGCCCTTGACGTCGACCTTGTCGATGCCGCAGTGATAAGCGCCCAAACTGGTCACCGAATCCGCCGGGAAGCCGTTGTACAGGTGGTCGTCGTAGTAGACGTGGGACAGCGCATCCCACTGGCTGGCCGCCTGCAGCGGCATGATGATCATGTCGTCGTTGAAACGAAACGGGTTGTCGGCCGTCATGTAGCTACTCAGCTGATGGGCCACCGGGTTACGCGGCCAGCTCGGCCCGTACTTGGCCAGCGTGTTCACATCGCCGCCGTCGACGGTCATGATGTGCACCGGGTTATGCCGAAACTCGAAGGCGCCCTGCGGGCCGGAGGCGCCGAAGTCGACGCCGAGCGCAAACACCTTGCCGTGCCGGACCAGGCTCGCGGCCTGGGCGACCTTGTCCGCGGTGATGAAGTTCAGGGTACCCAGCTCATCATCGTCGCCCCACCGTCCCCAGTTGGAGACGTCACGCGCGGCCCGCCGAAAATCAGTCATGTCGGCTCGACTCATATGGAGGGGCTCCTTCCTCGATTTCGCGAGCGATCGCCGCGCCCACGTTTCCGCCGTCGACCCAGATGATCTGTCCGGTGATGTAGCTGGCTGCACCACTATTCAAGAAGAGCAACACCGCAGCTTGCTCGGCGGGGTCGGAAACGCGCCCGAGGGGCTTGGGGATGTCGTCCAGGAAACCTTGCCCATACGCCGTGCGCAGCTGATCGAGGATCGGCGTCTCGGTGACCCCGGGCCCGGAGCAGTTGATCCGGATGCCCTTGGCGCCCAACGGCGTGGCGCTGCGCATGGTGTAGAAGATGATCGCTTCCTTGGACAGTTGGTAGCCGTTGCCCAATGCGTCGGGATGCGCGCGGCACCAGTCGATGCCCTCTTGCATCGTCTCGGTGTGCAGCAGCGGCGCCACCGCTGCCACGTGTTCCCGGAACGAGGCCGCCGCGAGCGAGGACACGCTCACGATGGACGATCCCGCGGCCATCTTGGGCACCAGCGCCTCGGTGACATGCCGCAGGCCCAGGAAGTTGATCGTGGCGACCAGCGTCGGGTTGCCGATCCCGGAGGAGACGCCGGCGACGTTGAAAAGCGTGTCGACCGATCCGCCGATGGACGCTATCGCGCCGTCGACCGATTCCGGGTCAGCGAGGTCGAGCTCATGAAACTCGTTGACCCCGAGCGACGGTCGGCGCTTGTCAAGACCGACCACCTCGGCCCCGAGTTCGGTGAGCTGCCGGACCACGTGTTCGCCGATGCCCGAAGCACATCCGGTCACCACCGCGCGGCGGCCGTCGTATCGCCACAACCCGTCGATTGCTCCCAACGCTCTTCCTAAGCCAGCGGCCTTCGGAGAATCACTTGCCGCGCTCCTCCCTGGCGCGCTGCGCCGCCTGGACCCGGCCCTCGTTGATCTCCGCCATGGCCTCGGGGATCTCGCTGGCAGTGAACTTACCGCCACGACCGGTGGGCAGGCCGCCGAAGGAGTAGTTTTCATCGAATTTCGGCGCGGTCGACCGGGGCCGCCGCGCTTCGACCTTTTCGATGACGGGTTCGAGCCGTTTGGTCTTCTCGGCCACCGCCTTCTGGTCGCGCTCGATGAACTCCGGCAGCACCTCTTTGCCCATCAGCTCGATGGATTCCATCGTGCCTTCGTGGCTGCGCGGATTGAGCAGCAGAATGATCTCGTCGACGCCGCTCTCCTCGTAGCCGCGCAGGAACTCCCGCACCGTGGCCGGCGAGCCGATCGCGCCACGTCCGGGGCCATAGGCTAGCGTCGGGTCTTTTTCGACCTCTTCGAGGTAGCGATTCCACACTCCGGTCCGCCCGGGGGTGTGCACGCCGGTCATGTAGTAATGCATGATGCCGAACGAGAAGAATCCGCCGCCCTGCCCGAGGCGTTGCAGAGCCTGGTCGTCGGTCTTGGCGACCATCATCGACAGATCGCCGCCGATGGCCAGGATGTTCGGATTGATCTGCGGTGTGACGGGCACACCGTTCTCCTCGAATTCCTTGTAGTAGCCGTTGACCCGCTCGGTCAGCGGGCCGGGACCGGTGTAGGCGAAACTCAAAGCCCCGATCGCCTTTTGAGCCGCCATCTGCACACTCGCCGGCCGGGTGCAGGCAACCCAGACGGGGGGATGCGGCTTCTGCAACGGCTTGGGCACCACGTTGCGTGCCGGCATCTGCACGTGCCGGCCTTCGAAACCGGAGAAGGGCTCCTCGACCATGCACCGGATCGAGACCTCGAGCGCCTCTTCCCATTGCGCGCGCTTATCGGCGGGGTCGATGTTGAACCCGCCCAGCTCACCGACGGAGGAGGATTCGCCGGTGCCGAACTCGACACGCCCGTTGGACAAAAGATCAAGCGTGGCAATGCGTTCGGCCACCCGGGCCGGGTGATTCACCAGGGGCGGCAGGTGCATGATGCCGAACCCGAGCCGGATGTTCTTGGTCCGCTGGCTGGCCGCGGCCAGGAATATCTCCGGCGCGGTGGAGTGACAGTACTCCTCGAGGAAGTGGTGCTCGGTCAGCCAGACGGTGGAGAATCCCGCCTTGTCGGCGGCCTCCACCTCGTCCAGGCATTCCTGCAACATGAGATGTTCGTCGTCCGGTGCCCACGGGCGCGGTAGGGCGAACTCGTAGAACAGTGAAATTTTCATTGTTACCTCCTCAAGAGACTAGGCCTGGCTGGCAAGGTGTTTCGCGGCGACAAAGCCGAAGGTCATGGCGGGACCGATGGTCGCCCCGGCGCCCGCATAGCTGCGGCCCATCACCGGTGCGGAGGTGTTACCCACCGCATACAACCCGGGCACGGTGGTGCCGTCGGACCGCAGCACTCGGGCGTATTCGTCGGTCAGCAGACCACCCGAGGTCCCGAGATCGCCGAGGACGATGCGGAACGCGTAGTAGGGCGGGTCACCCAGCGGATACAGATTGGGGTTGGGCAGGGTCGGATCGCCGTAGTAGTTGTCGTAAACGCTGTCCCCTCGGTTGAAGTCGTCGTCGTGACCCTTGCGCGCGAGTTCGTTGAAACGAGCTGCGGTCGACCGAAGTTCGGCTGCCGGAACACCGATCTTGGTGGCCATCTCGTCCCAACTCGTCGCCGCTTTGACCACGCCGGATTCCAGCCAAGCCTGCGGAACCTTACGGCCGGTGGGCACCGGTGCGCCGGGAAGTTTCGGTATCGGCAGGTGGCCGCCGACGACGTAGCGATTAAACGATCGGTGATCGGTGATCAGCCAGCAGGGGATATGGGTGACCCCGGACTTCTGGCCGTCGATCATGGCGTGGCCGAAGTCCATGTACGGCGCCGCCTCGTTGATGAAGCGCTTACCCTCGCCGTTGACGATGAATTGTGCCGGCATCATCCGCTCGTTCAGCATGAATTGCATTCGGCCATCCGGCCATTGGATCGCCGGAAACCACCACGCCTCGTCGAGCAGGTCGGTGGCGGCGCCTACCCTTTCGCCCGCGCGGATACCGTCACCCATTGCGGCGGGATTTCCGAAGCTCCAATCCTGGTCGACCACCGGTAGGTGCTCCTTGCGCCGGGCAAGGTCGTGATCGAAGCCTCCGGAAGCCAGGATGACCCCGCGGCGCGCACCGATTCGCTGCGTGGCGCCGTCCCGCTCGAGGACCGCGCCGGTCACCGAGCCGTCGACGCCGGTGATCAACTCGGTCATCGGCGCGTCCAACCACAGCGGAATACCGTTCTCTCGCAACGCCAACCGCAGCCGCGCGGCCAGTGACTGCCCAATCGCGGCCATCCGCTCGTTGAAGGCCCTCGCCTTGACCATCCGCCAAATCAGCTTCAGCAGCACGCCCTTGCCGGCCCATGACTGCCTGATGCGGTAGAAGGTCCGAAGGTCCTTGGGACCCAGCCAGATTCCCCGAGGGGCCAGCGCCAACGGCTGGAGCAGCTTCTGCTCGTCGACGCCCAGTTTCCGTAGATCGATGGCCGGCACATTGATGGTGCTGCCGAGTTCGGAGCCGCCGGGCAATTCCGGGTAATAGTCGGCATAGCCGGGCTTCCAGACGAATTCGAACCATCCGGAAAGTCCCTCGAGGAACTCCAGCATTTTTGGTGCCGAGTCGACGTACTGCCGGATACGCGCCTCGCTGACCAGACCCTCGGTGATCTTGAGCAGGTATTCGACCACACCTTCGGGATCCGGCGAATAGCCCTCCCGGCGTTGCGCGGGCGCCCCGGGCACCCAGATGCCCCCGCCCGACAACGCGGTGGAACCACCGAAGTAGGAGGACTTTTCGACCACCAACGCGTCGAGTCCACAGGCGTGCGCGGTCAGGGCGGCGGCCATGCCGCCACCGCCGGATCCGACGATCAGCACGTCGACGACGTGATCGAAGCCGTCCATCTGCGCACCGGTCATGTCGGCGTCGCCGTCCTGATGGCGAACCCGGCTATCAGTTCTTCGGCCGGCTTGTAATAGCGCAGCTTCGTCTCATACTGACCCGCGGTTTCCAGCGCGGCGAAAGCCGCTATCCAGGTACGGACTTCGTGCGCCGAGCTACCGCCCTCGTAGAGCACGAACGCATTCGACCAAAGATCGAACTCGGTGAGTCGGCCGTCGTCGATGATCTCCAAAAAGCGGTGGTCCCACGCCGGGTTGAGCGGTTGCAGCTCGCTATCGCCACCGGCGAAGGCCTTGGCCGCCTCGATGACGGCGGCCTGCCTGGCTTGTCGCTGCTCGGATGTCATCGGCCGGCCCTGCACAATGCGCTCTTGAACCTCCGGAGGCGCGGTCGCCAGCGTTGGCACCGGAGGACTGTGCGAGAGTCCAC
The DNA window shown above is from Mycobacterium sp. Aquia_216 and carries:
- a CDS encoding coniferyl-alcohol dehydrogenase → MGAIDGLWRYDGRRAVVTGCASGIGEHVVRQLTELGAEVVGLDKRRPSLGVNEFHELDLADPESVDGAIASIGGSVDTLFNVAGVSSGIGNPTLVATINFLGLRHVTEALVPKMAAGSSIVSVSSLAAASFREHVAAVAPLLHTETMQEGIDWCRAHPDALGNGYQLSKEAIIFYTMRSATPLGAKGIRINCSGPGVTETPILDQLRTAYGQGFLDDIPKPLGRVSDPAEQAAVLLFLNSGAASYITGQIIWVDGGNVGAAIAREIEEGAPPYESSRHD
- a CDS encoding FAD-binding protein, producing MDGFDHVVDVLIVGSGGGGMAAALTAHACGLDALVVEKSSYFGGSTALSGGGIWVPGAPAQRREGYSPDPEGVVEYLLKITEGLVSEARIRQYVDSAPKMLEFLEGLSGWFEFVWKPGYADYYPELPGGSELGSTINVPAIDLRKLGVDEQKLLQPLALAPRGIWLGPKDLRTFYRIRQSWAGKGVLLKLIWRMVKARAFNERMAAIGQSLAARLRLALRENGIPLWLDAPMTELITGVDGSVTGAVLERDGATQRIGARRGVILASGGFDHDLARRKEHLPVVDQDWSFGNPAAMGDGIRAGERVGAATDLLDEAWWFPAIQWPDGRMQFMLNERMMPAQFIVNGEGKRFINEAAPYMDFGHAMIDGQKSGVTHIPCWLITDHRSFNRYVVGGHLPIPKLPGAPVPTGRKVPQAWLESGVVKAATSWDEMATKIGVPAAELRSTAARFNELARKGHDDDFNRGDSVYDNYYGDPTLPNPNLYPLGDPPYYAFRIVLGDLGTSGGLLTDEYARVLRSDGTTVPGLYAVGNTSAPVMGRSYAGAGATIGPAMTFGFVAAKHLASQA
- a CDS encoding alpha/beta fold hydrolase, producing the protein MLVDGLTTGYLEAGEGDPVVLLHGGEFGASAELGWERNISALAAHYRVLAPDMLGYGNSAKVLDFVDGRGMRIRHLARFCEVLGIDSAHFAGNSMGAINLLNDATSEAPRLPVRSLMIICGGGEIQQNKHFEALQEYDASLPAMRRIVEALFHDPGYPADEQYVGRRYESSTAPGAWEAVAAARFRRPGSARPTTPSTTRAYERIGVPTLVVEGGEDKLLPAGWAAEIAKQIDGARSAVVASAGHCPQIEQSSTVNELLLEFLGAGPQKT
- a CDS encoding LLM class flavin-dependent oxidoreductase encodes the protein MKISLFYEFALPRPWAPDDEHLMLQECLDEVEAADKAGFSTVWLTEHHFLEEYCHSTAPEIFLAAASQRTKNIRLGFGIMHLPPLVNHPARVAERIATLDLLSNGRVEFGTGESSSVGELGGFNIDPADKRAQWEEALEVSIRCMVEEPFSGFEGRHVQMPARNVVPKPLQKPHPPVWVACTRPASVQMAAQKAIGALSFAYTGPGPLTERVNGYYKEFEENGVPVTPQINPNILAIGGDLSMMVAKTDDQALQRLGQGGGFFSFGIMHYYMTGVHTPGRTGVWNRYLEEVEKDPTLAYGPGRGAIGSPATVREFLRGYEESGVDEIILLLNPRSHEGTMESIELMGKEVLPEFIERDQKAVAEKTKRLEPVIEKVEARRPRSTAPKFDENYSFGGLPTGRGGKFTASEIPEAMAEINEGRVQAAQRAREERGK
- a CDS encoding cyclase family protein; amino-acid sequence: MTDFRRAARDVSNWGRWGDDDELGTLNFITADKVAQAASLVRHGKVFALGVDFGASGPQGAFEFRHNPVHIMTVDGGDVNTLAKYGPSWPRNPVAHQLSSYMTADNPFRFNDDMIIMPLQAASQWDALSHVYYDDHLYNGFPADSVTSLGAYHCGIDKVDVKGITSRGVLLDLVRHRGAEVFLEAGNPISPEELDDVVRAQGVTIGRGDIVLIRTGWWTRFLMTGNKTEGYSGLDWRCAQWLHDHEIAAVAADNLQVEDLESGVDGITFPLHLLCLRDMGMIFGEYWDLTALAQDCAADGVYEFQLVAPPLRVVGAVGSPVNPIAIK
- a CDS encoding SDR family NAD(P)-dependent oxidoreductase; the encoded protein is MANELDGKVAIVTGGASGIGRGIVERFVAEGARVVIADVEADRGAAVAADLGANASFDKTDVSDPEQVAELVTAAVEKFGGLHVMVNNAAVSSPLRRFLDDDLADFHRVMGVNVLGVMAGTRDAARHMAESGGGSIINLTSIGGIQAGGGVMVYRASKAAVIQFTKSAAIELARYEIRVNAIAPGSIPTPILGKSAAGMDPEELAQFEARIRQGMRDDRPLKREGTTDDVAQAALYFAGDRSLYVTGTVLPVDGGTSAGKVIPSKKREG
- a CDS encoding SDR family oxidoreductase, producing MKVLVVGGSGLIGSQVVAMLAEQGHEAVPASPRSGLNAVTGEGVAEAVAGVHTVVDVSNSPSWADDDVMEFFTTSTRNLLEAERAAGVQHHVGLSIVGADRLPDSGYMRAKVAQEKVIVESGTPHTIVRATQFFEFVGGIADSLADGDTVRAPHAAFEPIASADVATAVTRAAIGAPAGLINIAGPDKRGMDDFLRIWFAATGDARQVITDPEARYFGALLDEGSIVPIDGEQVRIYPTAFGDWTASRAHGV
- a CDS encoding multicopper oxidase family protein, whose translation is MPVLPTSGVSFDGTRLSRRGFMAAGIAGGLTLAGCGHATPSAPSAAAQMTDAINAAEAARPRSGRTVTASLTPQVTQIDLGGPIVRTMAFGSTIPGPAIRARVGDELVVNVANRLGEPTSAHWHGIALRNDMDGAEPATPNIDAGQDFTYKFSVPNSGTYWVHPHVGLQDDVGLYLPLIVEDPTEDSYDAEWIVVLDDWTDGIGKSPQQWYEELANPGKPPMSGMPAPAPTTSTSPTTSTSETTSTSPTTPTSGTTSASPTPAAPTAPAGRVGTSDLLGGDAGDIAYPYYLINGRIPAAPTTFEAKPGQRIRIRFINTGADTAFRVALAGHSMTVTHTDGFPVVPTQVDALLIGMAERYDVIVTAADGVFPLVALAEGKNALARALLSTGKGSPPDPQFQPPELTKRVGTIEMFTAATPVNLGRPDPNLNLPVVLGGNMMQYNWMINGEPWSKTNPLQIRQGQRPTLTFDNTTMMYHPIHLHGHTFQVIKADGTPGARKDTVIVLPKQKLNAVLVADNPGRWVMHCHNNYHQVAGMQTILDYVF